The stretch of DNA GACTTGGGTGCGGGCGGCAATTCGTTGGGAGAGCACCAGCTTGTTAGTCGCTGGGTTTGCCTCCAGGAAACCTACCGTGAGCTTGCTGCCTACTAGAGTTTCTAGATCTTCAACTTTTTGGCTTAGGTGCGATCGCGGCACAAACCCGCGCAGCCCTTCGACGTCTACAGTCACGCCGCCCTTGTTGGTACCGGTAACTTTGACTTCAACGGTAGCGCTTTCTTCTTGCATGGCGCTCAGCTTCTCCCACAGCTTTTTCAGCTCTAGTCGGCGGAGCGAGAGCAGCACCTGCCCATCTGCATCCTGATCGCGAATAATTAAAAAATCCCTTTCATCGCCAATATCGATCACGTCTGCCAGGTTGCTTACCCGCTTGACGGTCACTTCTTCAACGGGCAGCAGGGCCGAGGATTTGCCGCCGATATCCACAGCAGCTCCCTCCGAATCAAAATTCACAACCGTGCCCCGCACGACGCTACCCACCTGAAACGTGTAGTCGTGCTGCTCTTCTAGGGCTCTGGCAAAATCATCAGCGGAAAACGTCAACGTCGGTCCTCCCAAACGGAGCAAAGTCAGTCTTTCAACTATAGCAATCCTATTGGATTCACGAAGCCAAGCAAGGGAGTAAAGCGTCGTTTAGACTCTGCCAATTCATATAAAAATGCAGGGCTGCGCTATAGACGATGCTGACAAGTTCAAGCGGCAATAAGAAACTGTGAGCCCGTCTATAGAGTTTCTTTGAATAATTGCATCACCTGCTGCCAGGCATCGCCAGCGGCTTGCGAATGGTAGCTATCGCGCTGGTCACAAAAAAATCCGTGCCCGACTCCTTCGTAGAGAAAGACCTGATGGGGCACGCTGTGTTTCGCCAATTCAGCTTTAATCTGATCTACCTCCTTTAGCGGAATCAGCGGATCTTCGTTGCCAAAGAAGCCATAAACGGTGCCAGCAATCGCTTGAGTGCGGGTTAGGGTCGGTTCGCCACCACCCGGCGTTAGTGAAGTGATGCCCGCGCCATAGAAAACAGCAGTCGCCTTGATAGCTGGTAGCGTCGCTGCCAGGTAGGCCACATGGCCCCCAAAGCAAAAGCCGATGCAGCCAACCCCGTCCGGCTTGACAGTGGCTTTGCTGTGCAGCAGATCGACCGCAGCTTGAATGTCGCTCAGCAGCTCGTCGGCCTGAGTACCTACCTTATATTTGCGGCCTAGCTCCAAATCCGCCTGAGAATAGCCGACTTCAAAGCCAGGGGCTTGACGGTAGTAAATATGGGGTGCGATCGCAACATAGCCAGCCTCGGCAAACCGATCTGTCACCGATCGAATATGCGCATTGACGCCAAACACCTCCTGAATCACCACCACTGCCGGAAAAGGCCCTTCTCCACCGGGTTCTGCCAGATAAGCTAGGATCGGAGTGTGGTTGCTAATAATCTCGATAGTGGCCGTGCGAATCGGCAAGGATGTCGTCATAGGCTGCTCTCATTGCGCCATCCTTAACTTATCGTGAAGCTGCTGTTAGCAGAAGCCTGCTCAGCCTCGATTGCTCGAGCCCCATTGCTAAAATACGATTGCTAAAGTGCCATGCCAGAAGCCGTTGGGGTGATTGAAACCCTGGGAATGCCCACTGCCCTAGAAGCAGCTGATACGCTCTGCAAGAGCGGCCAAGTGCAGTTTGTGCGATTTGATAATGTGCAGGCAGGGCTAATTAGCGTCATCATCCGAGGGCCTGTCTCGGAGGTCACGGCAGCCATTCAGGCCGCCCTTTCTACGCTGGGCCGAATGCCGAAGGGCAGAGTAGCTGGGCACCACATCATTCCCTGCCCTGATGGCAACCTAGAGGCTGTCCTGCCGCTGCAGTCCCGCTCAGGGACCTCAGAATCGGCAGACTGGCTAATTGATTAGGAGTAGCCCCACCTGCCGACATTGAACGCTGATGTTGAATGAGTGAGGGCTACCCTATTAGTCAAGGGGGTTCAGCCCTGCCCCCTATCAAGAAATGCTTTGTTTACATAGAAGAGGCGATAGTCAAAAGAAGCGATAGTCAAGCTCAAAGTGTCAAAATTTGTTGCGCTCGTGCGGCTTTGACAAAGACTTTCTTCAGATTTTTGTGAATCTAGTTCGTAATGGCCGATAAAACAGGTGTAATACCTTGAGGGCCATTTGGTGTGCTCACGACTCCGGAGGTGCTGTGGCTGTTCAATTTCATATTCAACCTGACAGCGAGATTCCAGCTTCGACGCAGCTTTATGACCAGATCTGGTTTGCGATCGCGTCGCGCCAATATCCCCCCGGCTACCGCCTACCCAGCACTCGCCAGCTGGCCATGCAGACGGGGCTGCACCGCAACACCATCAGCAAAGTTTATCGCCAGCTTGAAGACGCCGGCGTTGTCGAAGCCCTGCCCGGCTCCGGCATTTACGTACGAGAGCAGAACAGTCTGGAGAGCGCTCGGCCCCAGTCCCAGCTTTGGGATGAGTTTCCCAAAGCTCGTGAGGTCGTAGAAAATAGC from Pseudanabaena sp. FACHB-2040 encodes:
- a CDS encoding BMC domain-containing protein; the encoded protein is MPEAVGVIETLGMPTALEAADTLCKSGQVQFVRFDNVQAGLISVIIRGPVSEVTAAIQAALSTLGRMPKGRVAGHHIIPCPDGNLEAVLPLQSRSGTSESADWLID
- a CDS encoding S1 RNA-binding domain-containing protein encodes the protein MTFSADDFARALEEQHDYTFQVGSVVRGTVVNFDSEGAAVDIGGKSSALLPVEEVTVKRVSNLADVIDIGDERDFLIIRDQDADGQVLLSLRRLELKKLWEKLSAMQEESATVEVKVTGTNKGGVTVDVEGLRGFVPRSHLSQKVEDLETLVGSKLTVGFLEANPATNKLVLSQRIAARTQVMTQLELGQLISGTVVNLKPFGAFIEFNGITGLLHINQISKSYVDSLSTIFQLGQAIKAVVVDLDAARNRISLSTKVLEKYPGEMLKDLETVMAEAESRTQDISRILAESEN
- a CDS encoding dienelactone hydrolase family protein; amino-acid sequence: MTTSLPIRTATIEIISNHTPILAYLAEPGGEGPFPAVVVIQEVFGVNAHIRSVTDRFAEAGYVAIAPHIYYRQAPGFEVGYSQADLELGRKYKVGTQADELLSDIQAAVDLLHSKATVKPDGVGCIGFCFGGHVAYLAATLPAIKATAVFYGAGITSLTPGGGEPTLTRTQAIAGTVYGFFGNEDPLIPLKEVDQIKAELAKHSVPHQVFLYEGVGHGFFCDQRDSYHSQAAGDAWQQVMQLFKETL